The Methylocystis echinoides genome includes a region encoding these proteins:
- a CDS encoding DUF1549 and DUF1553 domain-containing protein, with amino-acid sequence MTSTAKKAYLAMFLSVSIAALAVAAEGQPGNQTVAPATEAPKPASKPHWSWQPVQAQFIPNVKQKDWLRTPLDAFVLTKIEAKGLTPSKDADRATFIRRATLDAWGVVPTPEDVAAFIADASPDAYQKLVDRLLASPRYGERQARLWLDLARYADSTGFQNDSTRPNFFRYRDYVIKAFNEDKPYSRFIQEQIAGDEIAPADQDVLVATGFLAGYPDNSNSRDLVQRKYQITTDMVDTVGQAILGTTVGCARCHNHKTDKFTQKDYYSLQAFFANTAFEEKAPAKKGEQELAYEKAQAIYDEATKDIRARQKAIIDSVRDAALKYHKERYLTDSRESIFKPKEQWNALDRWVNHRLDAVTDQAQLAAFLRYAAEDKTAPEHSPEMVQKFEEYEKLRKELQKYVDKRPTRGANTFTTATELGHPDAPPTHIFFGGNHERPLEEVQPAFPEAITAEKPDIKPTETSSGRRTALANWLASPGNPLTARVFVNRVWNQYFGKGIVATVSDFGKAGDKPTNPELLDYLADSFVKDGWSVKKLHRAILLSATYRQSSDYREDVAKADPENKLLAVFPRKRLEAEQIRDSILVASGKLNEQIGGPSVYPPVPANLIGGNNFNADPAWTTSKDPKDYVRRSLYIFTRRSLPYPLLETFDMANAQQIHSKRDVTTTPLQALTLYNSDQIFQWSQALAGRVINEAGPDESARIDRLYQILFSRQATDSEKDALRAFLDQHQKTIAQKADDGKLAIAIPVGVKEKPADPLRASAFVDLVHTVLNSNDFVYRF; translated from the coding sequence ATGACATCGACCGCAAAAAAAGCCTATCTCGCCATGTTTCTGAGCGTTTCGATCGCTGCGCTTGCCGTCGCCGCGGAGGGTCAACCCGGAAACCAGACTGTCGCGCCGGCCACGGAAGCGCCGAAGCCCGCTTCCAAGCCACATTGGTCCTGGCAGCCCGTTCAGGCGCAATTCATTCCGAATGTGAAGCAGAAGGACTGGCTGCGCACGCCGCTCGACGCCTTCGTGCTGACGAAGATCGAAGCCAAGGGCCTGACGCCGTCGAAAGACGCCGACCGCGCGACCTTCATCCGGCGCGCGACGCTCGACGCCTGGGGCGTCGTGCCGACGCCGGAGGACGTCGCCGCCTTCATCGCCGACGCGTCGCCCGACGCCTATCAAAAACTCGTCGATCGCCTGCTCGCCTCGCCGCGCTATGGCGAACGTCAGGCCCGTCTGTGGCTCGATCTCGCGCGCTACGCGGATTCGACCGGATTCCAGAACGACAGCACGCGGCCGAATTTCTTTCGCTACCGCGATTATGTGATCAAGGCGTTCAACGAGGACAAGCCCTATTCGCGCTTCATTCAGGAGCAGATCGCCGGCGACGAGATCGCGCCCGCAGATCAGGACGTGCTGGTCGCGACGGGATTCCTCGCCGGCTATCCCGACAACAGCAATTCGCGCGATCTCGTTCAGCGCAAATACCAGATCACGACCGACATGGTCGACACGGTCGGCCAGGCGATTCTCGGCACGACCGTCGGCTGCGCGCGCTGCCACAACCACAAGACCGACAAATTCACGCAAAAGGACTATTATTCGCTGCAGGCCTTCTTCGCCAATACGGCTTTCGAGGAAAAGGCGCCCGCGAAGAAAGGCGAGCAGGAGCTCGCCTATGAAAAGGCGCAGGCGATCTACGACGAAGCCACCAAAGACATTCGCGCCAGGCAGAAGGCGATCATCGATTCGGTGCGCGACGCGGCGCTCAAATATCACAAGGAGCGTTACCTCACCGACAGCCGTGAATCGATCTTCAAGCCCAAGGAGCAGTGGAACGCGCTCGACCGCTGGGTCAATCACCGGCTCGACGCCGTGACCGACCAGGCGCAGCTCGCCGCCTTCCTGCGCTACGCGGCGGAAGACAAGACCGCGCCCGAGCACAGCCCGGAGATGGTTCAGAAGTTCGAGGAGTATGAAAAACTCAGAAAGGAGCTGCAAAAATACGTCGACAAGCGGCCGACGCGCGGCGCCAACACTTTCACGACGGCGACCGAACTCGGCCACCCCGACGCGCCGCCGACGCATATTTTCTTCGGCGGCAATCACGAACGCCCGCTCGAGGAAGTGCAGCCCGCCTTCCCCGAGGCCATCACCGCGGAGAAGCCCGACATCAAGCCGACGGAGACCTCGTCGGGCCGCCGCACGGCGCTCGCCAACTGGCTCGCGAGCCCGGGCAATCCGCTGACGGCGCGCGTCTTCGTCAATCGCGTCTGGAACCAGTATTTCGGCAAGGGCATTGTCGCGACCGTCAGCGACTTCGGCAAGGCCGGCGACAAGCCGACGAATCCCGAGCTCCTGGATTACCTCGCCGACAGCTTCGTGAAGGACGGCTGGAGCGTCAAAAAGCTGCATCGCGCCATCCTGCTCTCCGCGACCTATCGTCAATCCTCCGACTATCGCGAAGACGTCGCCAAGGCCGACCCGGAAAACAAGCTTCTCGCCGTCTTCCCGCGCAAGCGCCTGGAAGCGGAGCAGATCAGGGACTCGATTCTCGTCGCCTCGGGCAAGCTCAATGAACAGATCGGCGGCCCGAGCGTGTATCCGCCGGTTCCGGCCAATCTCATCGGCGGCAATAATTTCAACGCCGACCCGGCCTGGACGACGTCGAAAGACCCCAAGGATTACGTGCGCCGCAGCCTCTATATCTTCACGCGCCGCAGCCTCCCCTATCCGCTGCTCGAGACCTTCGACATGGCCAATGCGCAGCAGATTCACAGTAAGCGCGACGTGACGACGACGCCGCTGCAGGCGCTCACGCTCTACAACAGCGATCAGATCTTTCAATGGTCGCAGGCGCTCGCGGGCCGCGTGATCAACGAAGCCGGACCCGACGAGTCGGCGCGGATCGACCGGCTCTATCAGATCCTGTTCTCGCGCCAGGCCACGGATAGTGAAAAAGACGCGCTGCGGGCCTTCCTGGATCAGCACCAGAAGACGATTGCGCAGAAGGCCGACGACGGGAAGCTCGCCATCGCCATCCCGGTCGGCGTGAAGGAAAAGCCCGCCGACCCGCTGCGCGCCTCGGCCTTCGTCGATCTCGTCCACACCGTGCTCAATTCGAACGACTTCGTCTATCGCTTCTAA
- the cysK gene encoding cysteine synthase A has product MTVHNVNFSPAARPGRGRIYESITQTIGDTPIVRFDRIAREKGAKANILAKLEFFNPIASVKDRIGVAMIEKLEREGRIAPGRTVLIEPTSGNTGIALGFVAAARGYKLVLVMPESMSIERRKMLALLGAELVLTPAAQGMKGALAKADELVAKNPDAIIPQQFENPANPEIHRLTTAEEIWNDTNGEIDYFVAGVGTGGTITGVGQALKPRRQSLRIVAVEPEDSAVLSGRPPGPHKIQGVGAGFVPPILDRSVIDEIITIGNQTAFDTARLAARLEGAPIGVSSGAALAAALEIGARPEASGKNVVVIIPSFAERYLSTPLFEGL; this is encoded by the coding sequence ATGACGGTTCACAACGTGAATTTTTCGCCCGCCGCGCGACCGGGACGCGGGCGCATCTACGAGTCGATCACGCAAACCATCGGCGACACGCCGATCGTCAGATTCGATCGCATCGCGCGCGAAAAGGGCGCGAAGGCGAATATTCTCGCCAAGCTCGAATTCTTCAACCCGATCGCCAGCGTCAAAGACCGCATCGGCGTCGCCATGATCGAGAAGCTGGAGCGCGAGGGACGCATTGCGCCGGGACGGACGGTGCTCATCGAGCCGACCTCCGGCAATACCGGCATCGCGCTCGGCTTCGTCGCGGCGGCGCGCGGCTACAAGCTCGTCCTCGTCATGCCGGAGTCGATGTCGATCGAGCGGCGCAAGATGCTCGCGCTGCTCGGCGCCGAACTCGTGTTGACGCCCGCCGCGCAAGGCATGAAAGGCGCGCTGGCCAAGGCCGACGAGCTCGTCGCCAAGAACCCCGACGCGATCATTCCGCAGCAGTTCGAAAATCCCGCCAACCCCGAAATTCACCGCCTCACCACCGCCGAGGAAATCTGGAACGACACCAATGGCGAGATCGACTACTTCGTCGCCGGCGTCGGCACCGGCGGCACGATCACCGGCGTCGGACAGGCGCTGAAGCCGCGACGCCAGTCGCTGCGGATCGTCGCCGTCGAGCCCGAGGACTCGGCCGTGCTGTCGGGCCGCCCGCCGGGACCGCATAAAATCCAGGGCGTCGGCGCCGGCTTCGTGCCGCCCATCCTCGACCGCAGCGTCATCGACGAGATCATCACGATCGGCAATCAGACCGCCTTCGACACGGCGCGGCTCGCGGCGCGTCTGGAAGGCGCGCCGATTGGCGTTTCCTCCGGGGCCGCCCTTGCCGCGGCGCTGGAAATCGGCGCGCGGCCGGAAGCTTCCGGCAAGAACGTCGTCGTCATCATCCCCTCTTTCGCCGAACGCTATCTGTCGACGCCGCTGTTCGAGGGGCTGTGA
- a CDS encoding sulfate ABC transporter substrate-binding protein: protein MNARLSLALAALALGAAAISTARADATLLNVSYDPTRELYKAVNKAFAAQWKKRTGETVDLQTSHGGSGAQARAVIEGLPADVVTLALANDIDAIASKTGKIPPDWQKRLPNNSAPYTSTIVFLVRKGNPKAVTDWPDLAKPGVTVVTPNPKTGGGARWNFLAAWAYGLKAFKGDEAKTKAFVKAIYDNAPVLDTGARGSTVTFAQRGIGDVLITWENEAFLAQQEFGADKFEIVTPSLSILAEPAVALVDGNVDAKGSRKAAEAFLDYLFKPETQALIAKFGYRPAFPKYAAASDLKRFSKVELVTIGEGFGGWPAAQKKFFADGGVFDEIQKR from the coding sequence ATGAACGCTCGCCTTTCTCTTGCGTTGGCGGCGCTGGCGCTCGGCGCCGCCGCCATCTCCACCGCGCGCGCCGACGCGACGCTCCTGAACGTCTCTTACGACCCCACGCGCGAGCTCTACAAGGCCGTCAACAAGGCATTCGCCGCGCAATGGAAAAAGCGGACGGGCGAAACAGTCGATCTCCAGACGTCTCATGGCGGGTCCGGCGCGCAGGCGCGCGCCGTCATCGAAGGGCTTCCCGCCGATGTCGTGACGCTCGCGCTCGCCAACGACATCGACGCCATTGCGTCGAAGACCGGCAAAATCCCGCCGGACTGGCAAAAGCGTCTTCCAAACAATTCCGCGCCCTACACGTCGACGATTGTCTTTCTCGTGCGCAAGGGCAATCCCAAGGCGGTGACGGATTGGCCCGATCTTGCGAAGCCCGGCGTCACCGTGGTGACGCCGAACCCGAAGACGGGCGGCGGCGCGCGCTGGAATTTCCTCGCCGCCTGGGCCTATGGGCTGAAAGCCTTCAAAGGCGATGAGGCGAAGACAAAAGCCTTTGTCAAAGCGATTTACGACAATGCGCCCGTCCTCGACACGGGCGCCCGCGGCTCGACGGTGACCTTCGCCCAGCGCGGCATCGGCGACGTGCTGATCACCTGGGAGAATGAAGCCTTCCTCGCCCAGCAGGAGTTCGGCGCCGATAAATTCGAAATCGTCACGCCGTCCCTTTCCATCCTGGCCGAGCCCGCCGTCGCGCTCGTCGACGGCAATGTCGACGCCAAAGGGTCGCGCAAAGCCGCGGAGGCCTTTCTCGACTATCTGTTCAAGCCGGAAACGCAGGCGCTCATCGCCAAATTCGGCTATCGCCCGGCCTTTCCCAAATATGCGGCGGCGTCCGACCTGAAGCGTTTCTCAAAGGTCGAGCTCGTCACGATCGGCGAAGGATTCGGCGGATGGCCGGCGGCGCAGAAGAAGTTCTTCGCCGACGGCGGCGTCTTCGACGAGATACAGAAACGTTAG
- a CDS encoding Rrf2 family transcriptional regulator, which yields MLTKKAKYALKALIYLARFRPGDAVAIEEIAVAQDVPRKFLSAILCELRNAGLVESKKGKGGGYTLARPATAISVGAVVRVIDGTLAPIRCAGQKGFQPCDDCREPERCAIRMVMLDAKRALANVLDNFTLAAMIAAPAADGPLINMSDAAAPIVRRLRA from the coding sequence ATGCTGACCAAGAAAGCAAAATACGCCTTGAAGGCGCTCATCTACCTTGCGCGATTTCGACCCGGCGACGCCGTCGCGATCGAAGAGATTGCGGTCGCCCAGGACGTGCCCCGGAAATTCCTCTCCGCCATCTTATGCGAATTGCGCAACGCCGGCCTCGTCGAGTCGAAGAAGGGCAAGGGCGGCGGCTATACGCTCGCGCGGCCCGCAACCGCCATCTCGGTTGGCGCCGTGGTGCGCGTCATCGACGGGACGCTGGCGCCGATCCGTTGCGCGGGCCAGAAAGGCTTCCAGCCCTGCGACGATTGCCGTGAGCCGGAGCGTTGCGCCATTCGGATGGTGATGCTCGACGCAAAGCGCGCGCTCGCCAATGTTCTCGACAATTTCACGCTCGCCGCAATGATCGCGGCCCCGGCGGCCGACGGCCCGCTCATCAATATGTCCGACGCCGCCGCGCCCATCGTCCGGCGCCTGCGCGCCTGA
- a CDS encoding DUF1501 domain-containing protein: MLIKSSRREWLRGAAYGLGGYAVSGMLPGGGWFGAPQANAANFLDPLAPKPPHFEPKVKSVIWLHMDGAPSTLDLFDYKPELVRLAGQETPESFLKGIKTSTQGGVGKLFASNRTWKQYGESGAWFSDWVPNIAQHADKLTFIKSSVTVGATHDISILKLNTGDVSPGRPSLGAWVTYALGSANPDLPAYVVLYNGKREPRAGSVNWSSGFLPAVYQGTAFRPGAQPILHQAPPDLIGSEQQRESLDLLKKLNDLRAAAHPEDSELEARTRSYDLAYRMESTAPEAVDLSKETEATKALYGLNEDATKDYGTVLLRARRLVERGVRFIQVVSGPIEGAGVGDDANWDAHRQLEKNHSAHTRAVDKPIAGLLADLASRGLLDQTLVVWTSEFGRTSYGQSGDGRDHNPWGYTQWLAGGGLKHGFSYGQTDEIGLKTVENPVDTYDVHATVLQLLGLDHLKTIYLKAGRAERPTVVYGKVVKDILA; the protein is encoded by the coding sequence ATGCTGATCAAGAGCTCACGTCGTGAATGGCTGCGCGGAGCGGCCTATGGTCTCGGCGGCTACGCCGTCAGTGGCATGTTGCCGGGCGGCGGCTGGTTCGGCGCGCCGCAGGCGAACGCCGCCAACTTCCTCGATCCGCTGGCGCCCAAGCCGCCGCATTTCGAGCCCAAGGTGAAATCGGTGATCTGGCTGCATATGGACGGCGCGCCCTCGACGCTCGATCTCTTCGACTATAAGCCCGAGCTCGTGCGTCTCGCCGGACAGGAGACGCCCGAGTCCTTCCTCAAGGGCATCAAGACCAGCACGCAGGGCGGCGTCGGCAAGCTCTTCGCCTCCAATCGCACGTGGAAGCAATATGGCGAGAGCGGCGCCTGGTTCTCCGACTGGGTTCCAAACATAGCGCAGCACGCCGACAAGCTCACCTTCATCAAGTCGAGCGTCACCGTCGGCGCGACGCACGACATTTCGATCCTCAAGCTCAACACCGGCGACGTGAGCCCCGGCCGTCCGTCGCTCGGCGCCTGGGTTACTTATGCGCTCGGCTCCGCCAATCCGGATCTCCCCGCCTATGTCGTGCTCTACAACGGCAAGCGCGAGCCGCGCGCCGGCTCGGTCAACTGGAGCTCCGGCTTCCTGCCGGCCGTCTATCAGGGCACGGCCTTCCGCCCCGGCGCGCAGCCGATCCTGCATCAGGCGCCGCCGGATCTCATCGGCTCCGAGCAGCAGCGCGAAAGCCTCGATCTCCTGAAGAAGCTCAACGATCTTCGCGCGGCCGCGCACCCCGAGGACAGCGAGCTCGAAGCGCGCACGCGCTCCTATGATCTCGCCTATCGCATGGAGTCGACCGCGCCGGAGGCCGTCGATCTCTCCAAGGAGACCGAGGCGACCAAGGCGCTCTACGGGCTGAACGAAGACGCGACGAAGGATTACGGCACCGTGCTGCTGCGCGCGCGTCGTCTCGTCGAGCGCGGCGTTCGCTTCATCCAGGTCGTATCCGGCCCGATCGAAGGCGCGGGCGTGGGCGACGACGCGAATTGGGACGCTCATCGCCAGCTCGAAAAGAACCACAGCGCCCACACGCGCGCGGTCGACAAGCCGATCGCCGGTCTCCTCGCCGATCTCGCGTCGCGCGGTCTCCTCGATCAGACGCTCGTCGTCTGGACGTCGGAATTCGGGCGCACCTCCTACGGCCAAAGCGGCGACGGCCGCGACCATAATCCCTGGGGCTATACGCAGTGGCTCGCCGGCGGCGGCCTCAAACATGGCTTCAGCTATGGCCAGACCGACGAGATCGGCCTGAAGACCGTCGAGAATCCCGTCGACACTTACGACGTTCACGCGACGGTTCTGCAGCTCCTCGGCCTCGACCATCTCAAGACGATCTATCTGAAGGCCGGCCGCGCGGAACGTCCGACGGTCGTTTACGGCAAGGTCGTCAAAGACATTCTCGCCTGA
- a CDS encoding XRE family transcriptional regulator → MSKHRDPLEPAAGDAVAVLVAERLRRLIAKKGRSFERLAELSGIDPSELMRIEAGAVTPTINHLWRIANALGISFGSLVASQGRRDVLVFRKGARQSVASDDGKFRTRPLFPYDSQRTVEFYEVEIAPHHRHSVEAHAPGTKENLVIARGSLEVIVGREAPQKLGEGDAIDFLADVPHSYHNASPEAATAYLVISYDSASGEANN, encoded by the coding sequence ATGTCAAAACATAGAGACCCGCTTGAACCCGCCGCCGGCGACGCGGTGGCCGTGCTCGTCGCGGAGCGCCTGCGCAGATTGATCGCGAAGAAAGGCCGCTCCTTCGAGCGATTGGCGGAATTGAGCGGCATCGACCCCTCCGAACTCATGCGGATCGAAGCGGGCGCGGTCACGCCGACCATCAATCACCTTTGGCGGATCGCCAATGCGCTGGGCATTTCCTTCGGCAGTCTGGTGGCCTCGCAAGGCCGCCGCGACGTGCTGGTGTTCCGAAAAGGCGCGCGTCAGAGCGTCGCCTCGGACGACGGAAAATTTCGCACCCGCCCGCTCTTTCCCTATGATTCACAGCGAACGGTCGAATTCTACGAGGTCGAGATCGCTCCGCATCATCGCCACAGCGTCGAGGCGCATGCGCCGGGGACGAAGGAAAATCTCGTCATCGCCAGGGGATCGCTCGAAGTCATCGTCGGACGCGAAGCGCCGCAAAAGCTCGGCGAAGGCGACGCCATCGACTTCCTGGCCGACGTGCCGCACAGTTATCACAATGCGTCGCCCGAGGCAGCCACGGCCTATCTGGTCATCTCCTACGACTCGGCGTCCGGCGAAGCCAATAATTGA
- a CDS encoding heme-binding protein produces the protein MKSRFVTIAAGLLAASCFSLSVARAELLTLKAISTPIALNIAQTAYDACLSQGYHVSVTVVGLEGQPLVSLRGDNTSPHTIENSLRKAYTSRTFRVPSGEFAQRVKDNPTSGQVHLANVVAAQGALPIKTGDTVIGAVGVSGAPGGEKDEACAKAAIDKATDQLK, from the coding sequence ATGAAGTCCCGTTTCGTCACGATCGCCGCCGGGCTGCTGGCCGCGAGCTGTTTCTCCTTGTCCGTCGCCAGGGCGGAGCTTCTGACCCTCAAGGCGATTTCGACGCCGATTGCGCTCAACATCGCCCAAACCGCTTATGACGCCTGTCTGAGCCAGGGCTATCATGTGTCGGTGACCGTCGTCGGTCTGGAAGGACAGCCGCTCGTGTCGCTGCGCGGCGACAACACCTCGCCGCATACGATCGAGAACAGCTTGCGCAAGGCCTATACGTCGCGCACCTTTCGCGTGCCCTCCGGCGAATTCGCGCAGCGCGTCAAGGACAACCCCACCTCGGGCCAGGTGCATCTCGCCAATGTCGTCGCCGCGCAAGGGGCGCTGCCGATCAAGACCGGCGACACGGTGATCGGCGCCGTCGGCGTCTCCGGCGCGCCTGGCGGCGAGAAGGACGAAGCCTGCGCGAAAGCCGCCATCGACAAGGCGACGGATCAACTGAAGTAA